In a single window of the Olivibacter sp. SDN3 genome:
- a CDS encoding TonB-dependent receptor has product MMNSCSVKLMKALFIVFISHLFLITDVFAQETITVTGTVRDSAGVAIPGVSIRVKDAANLGTTTNEQGRYVIDVAENAIFQISYVGYVSREIFVNGAATLNITLQTEEGSLEEVVVVGFGVQRKISSIGAQSTVRPTELKTPVRNLTTVLAGRMSGIVGVQRSGEPGYDNANLWIRGRSSLGSSNPLVLVDGVERPMDDVDPEDIESFSILKDASATAVYGVRGANGVILINTRKGKVQATSITVGYNEGLTQLTKIPELVNAPQFMRLANEANTTRGRNPIYSEDAIYQTENRSDPDLYPDVNWNDELFDNSGRNRRLNLNMTGGSDRAQFYVSGAYYSEVGLLKRDDMQKFDSKIGVDRYNFTSNLSLKATGTTTVDLGVQGFILDGTYPGYGTNEIYSKSMDTPPNLFPLVYSNGYFGDLRGGNGYLMLTQSGYNTRTRSRVNSNIRATQDFGFLTPGLTAYAMFAFDYYNQNAALRRRTPDTFYASGRDEDGNLIFEQTRVGNPYLGFERGEQENNRRFYTEAAVNYVRSFEKHNVTGMILFNQSDYINSQAGDLIGSLPYRYRGIAGRATYDYANRYLLELNFGFNGSENFLPSKRYGFFPSVGLGWVFSEEPFFESLKNAIPLGKIRFSRGVVGNADIGGRRFAYIGTVGDTDGYHFGDQYNNEYWGRDIEEYAVDVTWEKALKTNVGIDLNTLGGALNLQFDVFHERREGSFLRRAAIPAYVGLRNNPYGNLGKTENKGVDASLTYNGQLSRDFTLNVQGTVTFNRNEVIDDDLPPWNYPWRERKGQRIDQRFGYIAEGLFQSQDEIDSHAMQIGNTMPGDIKYLDLNGDGVIDANDQAPIGYGQIPELVYGLRIGFNYKNFSMAAFFQGAGNVDIMTSGQGFTPFTQGVSSGNLLTAIEDRWTEENPLPNPLYPRLTFGDENMNYRASSWWVQDMSYVRLKTLDIGYTIDNSFINRIGLKKATIFMQGFNLLTFSKFDLWDVEIESGNGISYPQVKTYNLGIQANF; this is encoded by the coding sequence ATGATGAATTCTTGTTCTGTTAAACTAATGAAGGCACTGTTCATTGTCTTCATCAGTCATTTGTTTTTGATAACAGACGTCTTTGCACAGGAAACGATAACCGTTACGGGGACGGTTCGGGATAGTGCCGGTGTTGCTATTCCCGGAGTTTCCATCCGCGTGAAAGACGCGGCGAATCTCGGAACTACAACTAATGAACAGGGAAGATACGTAATTGACGTTGCTGAAAATGCCATTTTTCAGATTTCTTATGTGGGTTATGTCTCTAGAGAGATCTTTGTAAATGGCGCTGCCACACTAAATATCACTTTACAAACGGAGGAAGGAAGTTTGGAGGAGGTGGTGGTGGTGGGGTTTGGTGTACAACGGAAAATCTCCAGTATTGGCGCGCAGTCTACGGTAAGACCTACTGAATTAAAAACACCCGTGCGTAATCTCACAACAGTTTTAGCAGGAAGAATGTCGGGGATCGTGGGCGTACAACGCAGTGGGGAGCCTGGTTATGATAATGCCAATTTATGGATCCGGGGCCGCTCCAGTTTGGGGTCCAGTAATCCCTTGGTACTGGTAGATGGGGTAGAACGCCCGATGGATGACGTTGATCCCGAAGATATCGAAAGTTTTTCCATCCTGAAAGATGCTTCCGCTACTGCGGTATACGGCGTGAGAGGTGCTAACGGCGTTATACTTATCAATACTAGAAAAGGAAAAGTGCAGGCTACCAGTATCACCGTAGGATACAATGAAGGATTAACACAACTAACAAAGATTCCGGAATTAGTAAATGCACCACAATTCATGCGATTAGCAAACGAAGCGAACACAACACGTGGCCGAAACCCAATTTATAGTGAAGATGCTATTTATCAAACTGAGAATAGATCAGACCCTGATTTGTATCCTGACGTTAATTGGAACGATGAGCTGTTCGATAATTCTGGTAGAAACAGACGGCTGAATTTAAATATGACCGGAGGGAGTGATCGTGCACAATTTTACGTTTCTGGGGCTTATTATAGCGAAGTCGGTTTACTCAAGCGGGATGATATGCAGAAGTTTGATTCAAAGATAGGAGTTGATCGATATAACTTTACCAGCAATTTATCTTTAAAAGCAACAGGTACCACAACGGTTGATTTAGGGGTGCAAGGTTTTATTTTGGACGGAACTTATCCCGGTTATGGAACAAATGAAATCTATTCAAAATCTATGGACACCCCGCCCAATCTTTTTCCACTGGTATACTCAAATGGCTATTTTGGGGATTTACGCGGGGGAAATGGTTATCTGATGTTAACGCAATCGGGTTACAATACCCGTACAAGAAGTCGCGTAAACTCTAACATACGTGCTACACAGGATTTTGGTTTTCTTACGCCGGGCTTAACGGCTTACGCCATGTTTGCTTTTGACTATTACAATCAAAACGCAGCCCTACGTCGGCGAACACCGGATACTTTTTATGCTTCTGGACGCGATGAGGACGGAAATCTTATATTCGAGCAGACAAGGGTAGGAAATCCTTACCTGGGTTTTGAAAGAGGAGAGCAGGAAAACAATCGCCGCTTTTACACGGAAGCGGCTGTGAATTATGTACGATCATTTGAGAAACATAATGTAACCGGAATGATTTTGTTTAATCAGAGCGATTACATAAACAGTCAAGCAGGTGATCTAATTGGTTCGCTGCCGTATCGCTATCGCGGCATTGCTGGACGTGCGACTTATGACTACGCCAACAGGTACCTCTTAGAATTGAATTTTGGGTTTAATGGATCCGAGAACTTTTTGCCCTCCAAACGTTATGGTTTCTTTCCCTCAGTAGGCCTTGGGTGGGTGTTCTCTGAGGAGCCTTTTTTTGAATCTTTAAAAAATGCGATACCGCTTGGAAAGATAAGGTTCTCTAGAGGGGTGGTTGGAAACGCAGATATTGGAGGTAGACGTTTCGCTTATATTGGCACCGTAGGAGATACGGATGGTTATCATTTTGGTGATCAATATAACAACGAGTACTGGGGACGTGATATTGAAGAATATGCGGTTGACGTCACTTGGGAGAAGGCACTAAAAACCAATGTGGGCATTGATCTAAACACATTAGGTGGTGCCTTGAATTTACAGTTTGACGTCTTTCATGAACGAAGAGAAGGTTCTTTCCTAAGGCGTGCAGCAATACCGGCTTACGTTGGTTTGCGTAATAATCCTTATGGTAATCTTGGAAAGACAGAAAATAAAGGTGTTGACGCGTCGCTTACCTATAACGGTCAGCTTTCAAGAGATTTTACATTGAACGTGCAAGGTACCGTTACGTTTAATCGTAATGAAGTAATCGATGATGACCTACCACCTTGGAACTATCCTTGGCGGGAGCGAAAAGGTCAGCGGATCGACCAACGGTTCGGGTATATTGCCGAAGGATTGTTTCAGTCGCAGGACGAAATTGATAGCCACGCGATGCAAATTGGTAATACCATGCCTGGCGATATTAAATACTTAGATTTAAACGGTGATGGCGTAATCGATGCTAATGATCAGGCGCCCATTGGATACGGGCAGATTCCAGAATTGGTATACGGTTTACGCATTGGATTTAATTACAAGAACTTCTCTATGGCTGCTTTTTTTCAGGGAGCAGGAAACGTAGATATCATGACCTCCGGCCAGGGCTTTACCCCTTTTACACAAGGTGTGTCCAGCGGAAACCTTTTGACCGCGATCGAAGACAGATGGACGGAAGAAAATCCCTTGCCTAACCCGCTATATCCTCGATTAACTTTCGGAGATGAAAATATGAATTATAGGGCAAGCTCTTGGTGGGTACAGGATATGAGTTATGTAAGGCTGAAAACCTTGGATATTGGCTATACTATTGATAACAGTTTTATTAACCGAATAGGATTAAAAAAAGCAACCATATTTATGCAAGGATTTAACCTGTTGACCTTTAGTAAATTCGATTTGTGGGATGTGGAAATTGAAAGCGGAAACGGTATATCATATCCACAGGTAAAAACATATAATTTAGGAATTCAAGCAAACTTTTAA
- a CDS encoding alpha-galactosidase, translated as MKKTFFLLFTVVFGYMSLYAQQQQLELKTEQQIVLETQHQALVLQVEENKDFNMAYLGPKLQDKQEYQLLQGMYQQTGDYTGMYAAAYTGSGARNLLEPAISVIHTDGNQSLDLKYVRHELQQIDQNITELKVDLRDAVYPFEVRLYYRVYAAEDVMEQWAVIQHQEKGPVELTKYASANLSLKADDFWLRHYHGDWITEMQPEETKLTHGIKTIDSKLGARTNLFQPSAFMLSFGHPSKENEGTVLFGGLEWSGNFKIDFELDPQDNLRILAGMNNYASTYVLKAQEDFITPKFLYTLSNEGMGKASRNLHNWARNYKLLDGKGERLTLLNNWEATYFDFNENKLFALLKDTKKLGVDLFLLDDGWFGNKYPRNADTSALGDWEENKEKLPNGLISLVKEASNNEVKFGIWVEPEMVSPKSELYEKHPDWVVKQAERPEYYFRNQLVLDLSNPEVQNFVFKTLDDLFVKNPGLAYVKWDCNAVIYNAHSPYLKEQGNFYVDYVRGLYKVLERFREKYPKVPMMLCSGGGGRVDYGSLEYFTEYWPSDNTDPLERIFMQYEYSYFYPAIASSNHVTDWGKQSMKFKVDVAMMGKLGFDIVVSELPEEELAFCQEAIKNYNELKPTIWQGDQYRLADPRSQDYASICYVNEERSEGVMFNYQVNYRQNKGSIVPIKLQGLDPQKQYRLEEINLYKQSQSPINSQELYSGEFLMKVGFNPQLDNNRTSVVLKISESR; from the coding sequence ATGAAGAAAACTTTCTTTCTATTATTCACCGTCGTTTTCGGGTATATGTCACTGTATGCGCAGCAGCAACAATTGGAACTGAAAACAGAACAGCAGATCGTGCTGGAAACCCAACACCAGGCATTGGTATTGCAAGTGGAAGAGAATAAGGATTTTAATATGGCTTATCTCGGACCAAAGCTCCAGGACAAGCAGGAGTATCAATTGTTACAGGGTATGTACCAACAAACAGGAGATTATACGGGTATGTATGCGGCTGCTTACACCGGATCCGGAGCACGCAACCTGTTGGAACCCGCCATCAGTGTGATCCATACCGATGGCAATCAATCTTTGGATTTAAAATATGTACGGCACGAACTGCAACAAATAGACCAAAATATTACCGAACTGAAAGTCGATTTAAGAGATGCGGTATATCCCTTCGAGGTAAGGTTGTATTATCGTGTTTACGCGGCAGAAGATGTTATGGAGCAATGGGCGGTTATCCAACATCAGGAGAAAGGCCCTGTTGAGTTAACCAAGTATGCTTCTGCTAATCTCAGTTTGAAGGCGGATGATTTCTGGTTAAGACATTATCATGGCGATTGGATTACGGAGATGCAACCGGAAGAAACGAAGCTCACACATGGTATAAAGACGATCGACAGTAAACTGGGTGCCCGAACAAATCTGTTTCAACCCTCGGCCTTCATGCTTTCTTTTGGGCACCCGTCCAAAGAGAACGAGGGCACCGTTTTGTTTGGTGGGTTGGAGTGGAGCGGTAATTTTAAAATCGATTTTGAGCTCGATCCGCAAGACAATTTACGCATACTGGCAGGGATGAATAATTATGCCAGCACCTATGTGCTGAAAGCCCAAGAAGATTTTATTACGCCAAAGTTCTTGTATACGCTCTCTAATGAAGGTATGGGGAAAGCTAGTAGAAATTTACATAACTGGGCCAGAAATTATAAATTGTTAGACGGCAAGGGCGAGCGGTTGACACTGCTGAACAATTGGGAGGCCACGTACTTTGATTTTAACGAGAACAAATTGTTTGCACTATTAAAAGATACCAAGAAGTTGGGCGTTGATCTTTTTCTATTGGATGATGGTTGGTTTGGTAATAAGTATCCGCGCAATGCTGATACCTCAGCTTTAGGCGATTGGGAAGAAAATAAAGAAAAGCTGCCTAATGGATTGATCTCTTTGGTAAAGGAAGCGTCGAATAACGAAGTAAAATTTGGTATTTGGGTGGAACCCGAAATGGTTAGCCCTAAGAGCGAATTGTACGAAAAGCATCCGGATTGGGTAGTGAAGCAAGCAGAACGTCCTGAATACTATTTCAGAAACCAGTTGGTACTGGATTTATCGAATCCGGAAGTACAGAATTTCGTGTTCAAGACTCTCGACGATCTTTTTGTGAAGAACCCAGGTCTGGCTTATGTGAAATGGGATTGTAATGCCGTGATCTACAATGCGCATTCTCCTTATTTAAAAGAACAGGGTAATTTCTATGTCGATTATGTGCGTGGCTTATATAAGGTGTTGGAAAGATTCCGTGAAAAATATCCCAAAGTACCCATGATGCTTTGCTCCGGTGGAGGCGGAAGGGTGGATTATGGCTCGCTCGAATATTTCACCGAATACTGGCCGAGCGACAATACCGATCCGCTTGAACGGATATTTATGCAATACGAGTACTCTTACTTCTATCCGGCTATTGCCAGCTCCAACCATGTGACCGATTGGGGAAAGCAGTCCATGAAATTTAAAGTAGATGTGGCGATGATGGGTAAACTTGGCTTCGACATTGTAGTAAGTGAGTTGCCCGAAGAAGAATTAGCGTTTTGCCAGGAAGCGATAAAAAACTATAATGAGCTGAAACCTACCATCTGGCAGGGCGACCAGTATCGATTGGCTGATCCAAGATCGCAGGATTACGCCTCTATTTGCTATGTAAACGAAGAGAGAAGCGAAGGTGTGATGTTCAATTATCAGGTAAATTACCGACAGAATAAAGGGTCTATAGTACCGATTAAATTGCAGGGTCTAGATCCGCAAAAACAATATCGCTTAGAAGAGATCAATTTATATAAGCAATCTCAATCACCCATTAATAGCCAAGAGCTGTATTCCGGTGAATTCTTAATGAAAGTTGGCTTTAATCCGCAACTCGATAATAATCGAACCAGCGTTGTGCTGAAAATATCAGAAAGTCGATAG
- a CDS encoding aldose epimerase family protein, whose protein sequence is MSKVKQYLLSNKNGMRVGISNLGAVITCISVADRNGSFSNVVLSYPDLDSYGNDKHYIGATLGRYANRIKNGLFSLYDQQIQVTVNESKGHHHLHGGFSGFSNKIWTTAAHSNQNIVLHYVSPSEEEGFPGELSVNISYTLKDDDTLWITYQATTNAATIVNLSNHSYFNLAARGTIDDHFLQIHAAQYTPTDDHFIPTGEIASVEGTLFDLRRTTLMKEVMKEMVTANYAFGPQRELRLMATVKEQTSGRQLEVCGTQPGMQVYFGNFLDDAFKPFQGICLEPQHYPDAPNHSAFPSTVLNPSELYEQQISYRFTNF, encoded by the coding sequence ATGAGTAAGGTCAAGCAATATCTCCTGTCGAACAAAAACGGTATGCGGGTGGGCATCAGTAATTTGGGAGCTGTCATCACCTGCATTAGTGTTGCCGATAGGAACGGCTCTTTTTCTAATGTCGTGTTGTCTTATCCGGATCTCGATAGTTATGGCAATGATAAGCATTATATCGGTGCCACTCTTGGAAGATATGCTAATCGCATAAAAAACGGGCTGTTCAGTCTTTATGATCAGCAGATTCAGGTGACTGTGAACGAATCGAAGGGGCATCATCACTTACACGGTGGCTTTTCGGGCTTTAGTAACAAAATATGGACAACAGCAGCCCATAGCAACCAAAATATTGTCTTACATTATGTTAGTCCGTCAGAAGAGGAAGGCTTTCCTGGAGAGCTTTCAGTTAACATTAGCTATACATTAAAGGATGATGACACATTATGGATTACCTACCAAGCTACCACTAATGCGGCTACCATAGTCAATCTCTCTAATCATAGTTATTTTAACCTAGCTGCCCGTGGCACAATTGACGACCACTTTTTACAGATTCATGCTGCCCAGTATACACCTACAGATGATCATTTCATTCCTACCGGAGAAATTGCTTCGGTAGAAGGTACCTTATTTGATTTAAGAAGAACAACATTGATGAAGGAAGTTATGAAAGAAATGGTTACCGCCAATTATGCTTTTGGACCACAAAGGGAATTACGTTTGATGGCCACTGTAAAGGAGCAAACGAGTGGGCGGCAACTGGAAGTGTGCGGAACACAACCAGGAATGCAAGTGTATTTCGGTAACTTTTTGGATGATGCATTTAAGCCTTTCCAAGGCATATGCTTGGAACCACAGCATTATCCAGACGCTCCCAATCATTCGGCTTTTCCTTCAACGGTATTAAACCCGAGCGAACTATATGAACAACAGATTAGTTACCGTTTTACCAATTTTTAG
- a CDS encoding DUF5107 domain-containing protein: MQTSDVVTIWTEAINIPTYSIGKPEKNPMFLEKRVYQGSSGVVYPHPVVEKIFDEKEDKSYQAVFIENSFLKVMILPELGGRVQMAYDKVKKRHFVYYNQVIKPALVGLTGPWISGGIEFNWPQHHRPSTYLPVEYHIEERADGAKTVWINEVEIMFRTKGMTGFTLYPGKAYLEIAARLSNRTLFPQTFLWWANPAVKVNDHYQSIFPPDVHAVFDHGKRDVSSFPIAKGTYYKMDYSPGTDISRYKNIPVPTSFMAVGSQYDFMGGYEHDTEAGMLHVANHHTVPGKKQWTWGNGDFGQAWDRNLTDEDGPYIELMTGAYTDNQPDFSWLQPNENKSFVQYFMPYSKIGVVKNANKDVAIHLDLNGKRLTIGVYVTGIFENATIELKKGEVSCYKKQLVLSPASVFLHEITNIDDTQVHEYVLSVWDQEGRLLIDYQSEVSQEKELPAPATSAPAPHEIASTEELYLHGLHLEQYRHATFDPTVYYEEALKRDNGDIRNNNALGLWWLRRGVFGQAETYFRKALERLIMRNTNPYDSEVLYNLGLTLKLKGTINEAYEYFYKAVWSAAWKDSAYLMLARIDIQRGHYALGLEHIEASLLRNTQSGQALHVKLILLRKLGKYQEGLLLAEEILHDDAFNYGVHFEQYLIKLELADQLGADDNKSHLLALIQHKIATGIEYALDYVQAGCYQEAAALLNLLKDKGDENITPLLYYHLGYIADLAGEPELADNYFSIANSCSSDYCFPNRIEDMLALQKAVQLRTSDAKAHYYLGNYWYDKRVHQQAITAWEKSVSLDPAFPTVKRNLALAYYNQQKDFTKAMQTLEEAFLLDKTDARVLMELDQLYKLQQVTPEKRFELLDQHQHLVIERDDLYLERITLLNLQGRFAEAFELLARRKFHPWEGGEGKVTSQYLLAGQELAKQALSQADHLTALHLLHTLESYPHHLGEGKLPNAPENDVHYLLGLTYERLGNNGKAKHYFERATQGETEPVQAIFYNDPQPDKIFYQGLAWLKLGEPVHAKQIFQKLNDFGSAHMDDIINIDYMAVSLPDLLVFDQDLSWKNRIHCHYMVGLAALGLGRYEEATDRLKEVLAFNNSHLGAFVHLRMVPFLHSLEIRL, encoded by the coding sequence ATGCAGACATCAGATGTAGTAACTATTTGGACCGAAGCAATCAACATTCCCACTTATTCTATTGGAAAACCGGAGAAAAATCCAATGTTTCTTGAAAAGAGAGTGTACCAGGGGAGTAGCGGGGTAGTTTACCCACATCCGGTAGTGGAAAAGATTTTTGATGAGAAAGAAGATAAGTCGTACCAGGCGGTATTTATCGAAAACAGTTTTCTCAAAGTCATGATTTTACCCGAGTTAGGAGGTAGGGTACAGATGGCTTATGATAAAGTCAAAAAAAGACATTTTGTGTATTATAATCAGGTCATAAAACCCGCTTTGGTGGGCTTGACGGGCCCGTGGATATCGGGAGGTATCGAATTTAACTGGCCGCAACACCATCGTCCAAGTACCTACCTTCCGGTAGAATATCATATAGAAGAACGAGCTGATGGTGCGAAGACCGTATGGATAAATGAAGTGGAGATTATGTTCCGAACGAAAGGAATGACGGGTTTTACCTTATATCCCGGCAAAGCTTATTTGGAAATAGCCGCACGTCTTTCTAACAGGACTTTGTTCCCACAAACTTTTCTATGGTGGGCGAACCCTGCGGTTAAGGTAAACGACCACTACCAGTCGATTTTTCCGCCCGACGTACATGCCGTATTCGATCATGGTAAGCGCGACGTCTCTTCCTTCCCGATCGCCAAGGGTACTTATTATAAAATGGATTATTCTCCAGGAACGGATATCTCCCGCTATAAAAATATTCCCGTACCTACCTCCTTTATGGCGGTGGGATCGCAGTATGATTTTATGGGAGGCTACGAGCATGATACCGAGGCGGGCATGTTACATGTAGCCAATCATCATACCGTACCGGGGAAAAAGCAATGGACATGGGGAAACGGTGATTTCGGACAGGCTTGGGACCGTAATTTAACCGATGAAGATGGACCCTATATTGAATTGATGACCGGGGCATATACCGATAATCAACCGGACTTCTCTTGGCTGCAACCTAATGAGAATAAATCTTTCGTGCAATATTTTATGCCCTACAGTAAAATCGGGGTGGTGAAAAATGCAAATAAAGATGTAGCCATTCATTTGGATCTGAACGGTAAACGGCTTACCATAGGAGTTTATGTTACGGGTATTTTTGAAAATGCAACGATTGAATTGAAGAAAGGCGAAGTATCTTGTTATAAGAAACAGTTGGTATTGTCTCCAGCATCGGTTTTCTTGCATGAAATAACGAACATCGATGATACGCAAGTGCATGAGTATGTGCTGTCGGTATGGGATCAGGAAGGACGTTTATTGATTGATTATCAATCCGAAGTATCTCAGGAAAAAGAGCTTCCAGCACCCGCTACATCTGCACCGGCTCCGCATGAGATAGCCAGTACAGAGGAACTTTACCTACATGGTCTGCATTTAGAGCAATACCGCCACGCTACCTTTGATCCCACGGTGTATTATGAAGAAGCCTTAAAAAGGGACAATGGCGATATTCGGAATAATAATGCATTGGGTCTATGGTGGTTAAGAAGAGGAGTTTTTGGTCAAGCAGAAACCTATTTCAGAAAGGCCTTGGAACGCCTGATTATGCGTAATACAAACCCTTATGATAGTGAGGTATTGTATAATTTGGGACTTACGCTGAAATTAAAAGGGACTATAAATGAAGCGTACGAATATTTTTACAAGGCGGTTTGGAGTGCCGCCTGGAAAGACAGTGCTTATCTAATGTTGGCAAGGATCGACATACAACGTGGGCACTACGCTTTGGGACTGGAGCATATCGAAGCGTCCCTACTGCGTAACACACAGAGCGGACAAGCTTTACATGTAAAGCTAATCCTCCTCCGAAAATTGGGAAAGTATCAAGAAGGTTTGTTACTGGCGGAAGAAATATTGCATGACGATGCTTTTAACTATGGTGTTCACTTTGAGCAATACCTCATAAAACTCGAACTAGCCGATCAGCTAGGAGCGGATGATAACAAAAGTCACTTACTCGCCTTGATTCAACATAAAATAGCTACTGGTATTGAATACGCTTTGGACTATGTGCAGGCAGGGTGTTATCAGGAAGCTGCGGCTTTGCTGAACCTTTTAAAGGATAAAGGCGATGAAAATATTACACCCTTGCTTTATTATCATTTAGGATATATTGCTGACTTAGCCGGTGAGCCGGAACTGGCGGACAACTATTTTAGTATAGCGAACAGCTGCTCATCGGATTATTGTTTTCCTAACCGGATAGAAGATATGTTGGCTTTGCAGAAAGCGGTGCAGCTCCGCACTTCGGATGCGAAAGCTCATTATTATTTGGGGAATTATTGGTATGATAAAAGAGTACATCAGCAGGCGATTACTGCATGGGAGAAATCGGTATCCTTAGACCCTGCTTTCCCTACCGTTAAACGCAATCTGGCTTTGGCCTACTATAATCAGCAAAAGGATTTTACCAAAGCGATGCAGACATTGGAAGAGGCCTTTCTCTTGGATAAAACGGATGCACGGGTGCTCATGGAGTTGGATCAGTTATATAAGCTTCAGCAGGTAACTCCCGAAAAAAGGTTCGAGCTACTCGATCAGCATCAGCATCTAGTGATAGAACGCGATGATCTTTATCTCGAAAGAATTACTCTGCTGAATCTCCAAGGTAGGTTCGCAGAGGCTTTTGAGTTATTGGCCAGACGAAAGTTCCATCCCTGGGAAGGAGGGGAAGGGAAGGTGACCAGTCAATATCTATTGGCTGGGCAGGAACTGGCTAAGCAGGCCTTATCACAGGCGGATCATTTGACGGCATTACATCTGCTTCATACCTTGGAAAGCTATCCGCACCATTTGGGAGAAGGGAAACTGCCGAATGCGCCAGAGAATGATGTACATTATCTATTAGGCCTCACTTACGAACGATTAGGGAATAACGGTAAGGCCAAACATTATTTTGAGCGAGCTACCCAAGGCGAAACCGAACCTGTACAGGCAATTTTTTATAATGATCCGCAACCAGATAAAATCTTCTATCAAGGTTTGGCTTGGTTAAAGCTCGGTGAACCCGTACATGCCAAGCAAATTTTTCAAAAGTTAAACGATTTTGGTTCCGCTCATATGGATGACATCATCAATATTGATTATATGGCAGTATCTTTGCCGGATCTGTTGGTTTTCGATCAAGATCTGTCCTGGAAAAATCGGATTCATTGCCATTATATGGTCGGATTGGCAGCATTGGGTTTAGGCAGATATGAAGAGGCTACGGATCGGTTGAAAGAGGTGTTGGCATTTAATAATAGTCACTTAGGCGCTTTTGTACACCTCCGGATGGTTCCTTTTTTGCATTCACTTGAAATCCGGTTATGA
- a CDS encoding AraC family transcriptional regulator, whose amino-acid sequence MIKKKEGFEGEKAIILPPKIIEQYQSRSITQEFYITDIGYYPKAQYHYRDRPSGAHEYILIHCIEGKGTAQVDGHEITIRPNDFLIIPAGKQHLYRADPDYPWTIYWVHFQGLQASSICERLYDKMLSRKNSVMYNEKHLFLFDKIYSTLQQGYSRDNMEFISLTFPYYLSGYLLNERFNHHLDEQLEDLTEQAIRFLKNRISTPTTLKEIAEHVHLSVSHFSSIFHKKTGYSPIEYFNHLKIQKACQLLQFTNQRIFEIALAIGINDPYYFSRLFRSHMGISPKNYRSRWSLSPKRKTDES is encoded by the coding sequence ATGATTAAGAAAAAAGAGGGTTTTGAAGGGGAAAAAGCCATCATTCTTCCTCCAAAGATTATCGAACAATACCAAAGCAGATCCATTACACAGGAGTTTTATATTACAGACATCGGTTATTATCCAAAGGCACAATACCATTATCGGGATCGGCCTTCGGGTGCACATGAATATATTTTGATTCATTGTATAGAAGGAAAGGGTACCGCGCAAGTAGATGGACATGAAATTACAATAAGACCAAACGACTTTTTAATTATTCCTGCGGGTAAACAACATTTATATCGGGCAGATCCCGATTATCCCTGGACAATTTATTGGGTACATTTTCAAGGCTTGCAAGCAAGCAGTATTTGCGAACGGTTATATGATAAAATGCTTTCGCGGAAAAATAGCGTCATGTATAATGAAAAGCATCTTTTTTTGTTTGATAAAATTTACAGTACGTTACAACAAGGTTATAGTCGGGATAACATGGAATTTATTTCCTTGACTTTTCCTTATTATTTAAGTGGTTACCTATTAAATGAACGTTTCAATCACCATTTGGATGAACAGCTAGAAGATCTTACCGAACAGGCTATCCGCTTCCTTAAAAACCGTATTTCGACACCAACGACACTCAAAGAAATAGCCGAGCACGTCCACCTATCAGTTTCTCATTTTTCAAGTATTTTTCACAAGAAGACCGGTTATTCGCCTATCGAGTATTTTAATCACCTTAAAATTCAGAAGGCCTGCCAATTATTGCAATTTACCAACCAACGAATTTTCGAAATAGCACTCGCTATTGGGATCAATGATCCTTACTATTTCTCACGTCTTTTCCGGTCTCATATGGGCATATCGCCGAAAAATTATCGTAGTAGGTGGTCTTTATCGCCAAAAAGGAAAACCGATGAATCATAA